In a genomic window of Flavobacterium lipolyticum:
- the ybeY gene encoding rRNA maturation RNase YbeY, translating to MINFNYETEFTLDNEQAFSDWLSAVIVSENKNEGEINYIFCDDEYLHKINVEYLNHDTLTDIISFDYTVGNELNGDIFVSVERVEDNAKDFNVSFTEELKRVLAHGILHYCGYKDKSDAEAELMRSKEDEKITMFHVEQ from the coding sequence ATGATCAATTTTAATTACGAAACCGAATTTACTTTAGACAACGAACAAGCTTTTTCTGACTGGTTAAGTGCTGTTATCGTTTCTGAAAACAAAAACGAAGGAGAGATAAATTACATTTTCTGTGATGATGAGTATCTTCATAAGATTAATGTAGAGTATCTAAATCATGATACGTTAACAGATATAATCAGTTTTGATTATACAGTTGGTAACGAACTCAACGGAGATATTTTTGTTTCTGTTGAAAGAGTTGAAGACAATGCTAAAGATTTTAATGTTTCTTTTACTGAAGAATTGAAGAGAGTTTTAGCACACGGCATATTACATTACTGTGGATATAAAGATAAAAGTGATGCTGAAGCGGAGTTAATGCGATCTAAAGAAGATGAAAAGATTACGATGTTTCACGTGGAACAGTAG